The following are encoded together in the bacterium genome:
- a CDS encoding DUF4336 domain-containing protein — protein MAVLREIASDLWVAERPQRFFGLEVGARMTVIRLPEGRLLLHSPLPLDGALRAELDALGSVAYAVAPNRVHHLYAGDVATAYPGARLWIAPGLQLKRPDLRYVDLLGDEAPEEWRGEVDQTFFRGRPYENEVAFYHRASRTLVTCDLAFNFRERTATATRLLMSLVRSYGYFGPSKLDPLLIRDREKARASLERILAWNFDRVIVAHGDVQERDGNRLLREGYAWLLRG, from the coding sequence ATGGCGGTCCTGCGCGAGATCGCGTCCGACCTGTGGGTGGCGGAGCGCCCCCAGCGGTTCTTCGGCCTGGAGGTGGGCGCGCGGATGACCGTGATCCGCCTGCCCGAGGGCCGCCTGCTGCTGCACTCGCCGCTGCCGCTCGACGGCGCGTTGCGCGCGGAGCTCGACGCGCTCGGCTCGGTCGCGTACGCCGTCGCGCCGAACCGCGTCCATCACCTCTACGCCGGCGACGTCGCGACGGCGTATCCCGGCGCGCGCCTGTGGATCGCGCCCGGCCTCCAGCTGAAGCGTCCCGACCTCCGGTACGTCGATCTCCTCGGCGACGAGGCGCCGGAGGAATGGCGCGGCGAGGTCGACCAGACGTTCTTCCGCGGCCGGCCCTACGAGAACGAGGTCGCCTTCTACCACCGCGCGAGCCGGACGCTCGTCACCTGCGACCTCGCCTTCAACTTCCGCGAGCGCACCGCGACGGCGACCCGCCTGCTGATGTCGCTGGTGCGCAGCTACGGCTACTTCGGACCATCCAAGCTCGATCCGCTGCTCATCCGCGACCGGGAAAAGGCGCGCGCCAGCCTGGAGCGCATCCTCGCATGGAACTTCGACCGCGTGATCGTCGCCCACGGCGACGTGCAGGAGCGCGACGGCAACCGCTTGCTGCGCGAGGGCTACGCCTGGTTGCTGCGCGGGTGA
- a CDS encoding crotonase/enoyl-CoA hydratase family protein, which produces MPVHYEADGAIVVVTLDRPEVGNAVDRPTADALADAFRRFDADPALAVAVLTGAGGRFCCGADLKAMRAGDAARITRVAPDGDGPVGPTRMLLDKPVIAAVEGYAVAGGLELAAWCDLRVAATDAVFGVFCRRWGIPLMDGGTVRLPRLVGQSHALDLILTGRGVSGDEALRMGLANRLVPPGRALPEAVTLAREIAARPQAALRTDRRSAHEQWSLDLDAALLAEYHHGVRAIASGELAGGLDAYAAGAWRSGTGA; this is translated from the coding sequence ATGCCGGTACACTACGAAGCCGACGGCGCCATCGTCGTCGTCACGCTCGATCGACCCGAGGTGGGCAACGCCGTCGATCGTCCCACCGCCGACGCGCTCGCCGACGCGTTCCGCCGCTTCGACGCCGATCCCGCACTCGCCGTCGCGGTGCTCACCGGCGCCGGCGGCCGCTTCTGCTGCGGCGCCGACCTGAAGGCGATGCGCGCGGGCGACGCCGCCCGCATCACGCGCGTCGCGCCGGACGGCGACGGGCCCGTCGGCCCGACGCGCATGCTGCTCGACAAGCCGGTGATCGCCGCGGTCGAGGGCTACGCGGTCGCGGGCGGGCTCGAGCTGGCGGCGTGGTGCGACCTGCGCGTCGCCGCGACCGACGCGGTGTTCGGCGTCTTCTGCCGGCGCTGGGGCATCCCGCTGATGGACGGCGGCACGGTCCGCCTGCCGCGCCTCGTGGGGCAGAGCCACGCGCTCGATCTGATCCTCACCGGACGCGGCGTCTCGGGCGACGAGGCGCTGCGGATGGGTCTCGCGAATCGGCTCGTGCCGCCGGGCCGCGCGCTCCCGGAAGCGGTGACCCTCGCGCGCGAGATCGCGGCGCGGCCGCAGGCGGCGCTGCGCACCGACCGGCGCTCCGCCCACGAGCAGTGGAGCCTCGACCTCGACGCCGCGCTCCTCGCCGAGTACCACCACGGCGTGCGCGCGATCGCGAGCGGCGAGCTCGCCGGCGGACTCGACGCGTATGCCGCAGGCGCCTGGCGCAGCGGGACGGGGGCGTGA